The following nucleotide sequence is from Novosphingobium aureum.
AGCGGCTTGAGCCTGTGCCATCTGGGCCTGCTCGGCGCTCATCGCCTGCTCCGCTTGTGGGTAGTGGAAGCGAATGCCGTACATCGTGGCCGAGGTGCCGAGCGCCAGGTTGAAGTGGTAGGTGCGGGTCATCCCACCTTCTTGGGTTAGGACGATGAGGTTCGTTCCGGCCGCCTTTTCACGAGGTTTCAGGAAGACGACATTGCCGACCGGCGCGATCTGCCAGGAGATCGTGTCGCCAAGGGCGGCCTGCGTGACCGTTTCGCCCGCGCCGAACTGGATCTCGATCGCGTGGCGAAACTGGCCGACGACGCTCACCACCTGGTCGGGATCGTAATCGACCGTGCGCACCCGCGCGTCCTTCTCGCCTGCAACGGGCGTTTCGGCTGCAAAGCTGGCATGAGGCGCGAGTGTAACGATGACGGTGCCGGCAAGGCTGAAGGTCACCAGCTTGCGCCAGATCGCGTTGACCCCGCGCCAGAACGGGCTCCTGGCGCCCGACGAAGTAAGGGCGACCTTGGTGTCCGCAGGCGACAGGCGCCGGGCGACCTTTTCGCGAAGGACGGGGAGGAAGGGCGTGGGGGTGTTGTCACCGCTTTCGGGCGTCTTGGGCGCATCGCTCATGTCAGGTCTCCGGGTCCGAGTGGAAATTCACGACCTCGAAGCCGAGCGGATTGATCAGCCGGTCCTTCTCCAGCGTGGGCGCTGTCGTGAACTTGAAGGTGAGGGTGGCGGTCCAGTTCTGCGCCGTGGGCGTGTTCTGGCCCATCGTGACGAGTTTGGCGTAGCGGACCTGCGCGACGGTCGGGCTCAGGAAGCTGATCGCGCGAATGTGGATCGAGACGAAGCCCTTGTCCCCGTAGATGTTGGAGGGGGCCTTCTCGTTGCTCGACTTGACGCTATCGAGGTAGCGCGAGCCTTCCGCCTTGTCGCTCATGAGCATGACCGCATAGGCGTTCTCGCGCGCGGCATCGTCGAGCCAGCCTTCGCGCAGGCGAATGTACTGCGCCACGAAGAAGCGGTTGACCGCATCGTCATAGGTCTGGGGCTGGGG
It contains:
- a CDS encoding TrbG/VirB9 family P-type conjugative transfer protein is translated as MSDAPKTPESGDNTPTPFLPVLREKVARRLSPADTKVALTSSGARSPFWRGVNAIWRKLVTFSLAGTVIVTLAPHASFAAETPVAGEKDARVRTVDYDPDQVVSVVGQFRHAIEIQFGAGETVTQAALGDTISWQIAPVGNVVFLKPREKAAGTNLIVLTQEGGMTRTYHFNLALGTSATMYGIRFHYPQAEQAMSAEQAQMAQAQAAQAMQSRIVKTALDHAVIEGKRNFNYTEQGDASLQPSEISDNGEFTAMRFPGHADIPSIFAVDVDGSETIVPYDVRDDFVVIHAVYRELRLRRGKAVLAIYNEAPPRNDRAERTGTVSNIVERKVKGQ
- a CDS encoding virB8 family protein, whose amino-acid sequence is MAQVKAADKGTYLESARTFEYDRMRAAIQSRRVAWTVAGCACAMALVSTGAVAMLAPLKTVEPYVIRVDKSTGETQVVTALKGPQPQTYDDAVNRFFVAQYIRLREGWLDDAARENAYAVMLMSDKAEGSRYLDSVKSSNEKAPSNIYGDKGFVSIHIRAISFLSPTVAQVRYAKLVTMGQNTPTAQNWTATLTFKFTTAPTLEKDRLINPLGFEVVNFHSDPET